One window of the Pseudomonas lurida genome contains the following:
- a CDS encoding phosphoethanolamine transferase CptA codes for MAMFKRSTTSAKGFDWAGLGWLFLFFWYFSGITQLLIQLTGTSGFSGFRQAFFMSALWLAPMLLFPHRTRLLAALIGVVLWACSMASLGYFFIYQQEFSQSVIFIMFESNISEAGEYATQYFAWWIVLAFIAHTAFAVFLWTRLRPVYLPRGQSMLAAAAIVLAVVGYPLVKQIATSDNMEQAIDRFETRIEPAVPWQMIVAYRRYTEQLDNMQGMLTSASQIPPLKNLKDSMAGQPSTLVLVIGESTNRQRMGLYGYPRNTTPELDKLRDQLAVFNNVITPRPYTIEALQQVLTFADEENPDLYLKTPSIVSVMKQAGYKTYWITNQQTMTKRNTMLTTFSEQADEQVYLNNNRNQNARQYDGDVLAPFAKALADPAERKFIVVHLLGTHMSYQYRYPPTFDKFTDRQGVPAGVSDAQLPTYNSYDNAVLYNDFVVSSLIKDYAKTDPNGFLLYLSDHGEDVFDSAGHSTLGRNEGKPTAPMYTIPFMAYASPKWRETHDWSFAGDLHRPYSSSQLIHTWADLAGLSFDEWDRSKSLVSDSFKPRPLMIGNPYERQQKGLIDFSLIKPKKTTNEVVLQEPL; via the coding sequence ATGGCGATGTTCAAACGCAGCACCACGTCTGCGAAAGGCTTTGACTGGGCCGGCCTTGGTTGGCTGTTCCTGTTTTTCTGGTACTTCTCGGGCATTACCCAGCTGCTGATCCAACTGACCGGCACCTCGGGTTTCAGCGGCTTCCGCCAAGCCTTCTTCATGAGCGCGCTGTGGCTCGCGCCCATGCTGTTGTTCCCGCACCGCACGCGACTGCTCGCCGCCTTGATCGGCGTAGTGCTGTGGGCATGCTCCATGGCCAGCCTGGGTTATTTCTTCATTTACCAGCAGGAATTTTCCCAAAGCGTCATCTTCATCATGTTCGAGTCGAACATCTCTGAAGCCGGCGAATACGCCACCCAATATTTCGCCTGGTGGATCGTGCTGGCGTTCATCGCCCATACCGCCTTCGCCGTGTTCCTGTGGACCCGCCTGCGCCCGGTCTACCTGCCTCGCGGCCAGTCGATGCTGGCAGCAGCAGCCATCGTGCTGGCGGTGGTGGGTTATCCGCTGGTCAAGCAGATCGCTACCAGCGACAACATGGAACAGGCTATCGATCGTTTTGAAACCCGCATCGAGCCGGCCGTGCCATGGCAGATGATCGTGGCTTACCGTCGCTACACCGAGCAACTGGATAACATGCAAGGCATGCTTACCAGCGCCAGCCAGATCCCGCCCTTGAAGAACCTCAAGGACAGCATGGCTGGCCAGCCGTCCACGCTGGTGCTGGTGATCGGCGAGTCCACCAACCGCCAGCGCATGGGCCTGTACGGTTACCCGCGTAACACCACACCAGAACTGGACAAGCTGCGCGACCAATTGGCGGTGTTCAATAACGTCATCACCCCGCGCCCCTATACCATTGAAGCGCTGCAACAGGTGCTGACCTTCGCCGACGAAGAAAACCCGGACCTGTACCTCAAGACCCCGTCGATTGTCAGTGTGATGAAACAGGCGGGCTACAAGACCTACTGGATCACCAACCAGCAGACCATGACCAAGCGCAACACCATGCTCACGACCTTTTCCGAACAGGCCGACGAACAGGTGTACCTGAACAACAATCGCAACCAGAATGCCCGCCAGTATGACGGCGATGTGCTGGCACCGTTCGCCAAGGCCCTGGCCGACCCTGCCGAACGCAAGTTCATCGTGGTGCACCTGCTGGGTACTCACATGAGCTACCAGTACCGCTACCCGCCGACCTTCGACAAGTTTACCGATCGCCAGGGCGTGCCGGCTGGCGTCAGCGATGCACAGTTGCCGACCTACAACAGCTATGACAATGCCGTGCTGTACAACGACTTCGTGGTGTCGAGCCTGATCAAGGACTACGCCAAGACCGACCCCAACGGCTTCCTGCTGTACCTCTCGGACCATGGCGAAGATGTCTTCGACTCTGCAGGCCATAGCACCCTGGGGCGTAACGAGGGCAAGCCGACGGCGCCGATGTACACCATCCCGTTCATGGCCTATGCCTCACCCAAATGGCGCGAAACCCACGACTGGAGTTTTGCCGGCGACCTGCATCGCCCTTACAGCAGCTCGCAATTGATTCACACCTGGGCCGACCTGGCCGGGCTGAGTTTCGATGAATGGGACCGCAGCAAGAGCCTAGTCAGCGACAGCTTCAAGCCGCGCCCCTTGATGATCGGCAACCCTTACGAGCGCCAGCAGAAAGGCTTGATTGACTTCAGCCTGATCAAGCCGAAAAAGACCACGAACGAGGTGGTGCTCCAAGAGCCCTTGTAA
- a CDS encoding DUF6026 family protein, which yields MSTAQMNRPPQTLYVTIRRDELRQLKDEREQLQQEVMRLRSHIIQAQLDQPSGAQPALC from the coding sequence ATGAGCACAGCACAGATGAACCGTCCGCCACAGACCCTCTACGTCACCATTCGACGTGATGAGCTGCGCCAGTTGAAAGACGAACGCGAACAGTTGCAGCAGGAAGTCATGCGCCTGCGTTCGCACATCATCCAAGCCCAGTTGGACCAGCCTTCTGGTGCCCAGCCTGCGCTCTGCTAA
- the gnd gene encoding phosphogluconate dehydrogenase (NAD(+)-dependent, decarboxylating), with protein sequence MQLGIIGLGRMGGNIARRLMLNGHTTVVYDRNEAFVKGLSEEGATGVADLKALVAGLQKPRTVWVMLPAGAPTEDTINELSTLLEDGDAIIDGGNTNYKDDVRRAKALAEKGLHYVDVGTSGGVWGLERGYCMMIGGDAETVQRLDPIFKSLAPGLGSIPRTKDRSASADPRAEQGYIHAGPAGSGHFVKMIHNGIEYGMMQAFAEGFDILKTKNSENLPEDQRFDLNVADIAEVWRRGSVVSSWLLDLTADALATDPKLDGYSGSVADSGEGRWTIEAAMEQAVPVPVLSTSLFARFRSRQQSTYGDKMLSAMRFGFGGHVETSKK encoded by the coding sequence ATGCAACTGGGGATTATCGGACTAGGCCGCATGGGCGGGAATATTGCACGGCGCCTGATGCTCAATGGGCATACCACCGTTGTTTACGACCGTAACGAAGCATTTGTAAAAGGCCTAAGCGAAGAGGGCGCCACCGGCGTTGCCGACCTCAAGGCCCTGGTTGCCGGGCTGCAAAAACCGCGCACCGTGTGGGTGATGTTGCCGGCGGGCGCGCCCACCGAAGACACTATCAACGAATTGAGCACGCTGCTCGAAGACGGTGATGCAATCATCGACGGCGGCAACACCAACTACAAGGACGACGTTCGCCGGGCCAAGGCCCTGGCTGAAAAGGGCCTGCACTATGTCGACGTCGGCACGTCCGGCGGCGTCTGGGGCCTGGAGCGTGGCTACTGCATGATGATCGGTGGCGACGCCGAGACCGTGCAGCGCCTTGACCCGATCTTCAAGAGCCTGGCCCCGGGCCTGGGCAGCATCCCGCGCACCAAGGACCGTTCTGCCAGCGCCGACCCGCGCGCCGAGCAGGGCTACATCCACGCCGGCCCGGCGGGCTCCGGTCACTTCGTCAAGATGATCCACAACGGCATCGAGTACGGGATGATGCAGGCGTTCGCCGAAGGGTTTGACATCCTCAAGACCAAGAACTCGGAAAACCTGCCGGAAGACCAGCGCTTCGACCTCAACGTGGCCGATATCGCCGAAGTCTGGCGCCGTGGCAGCGTGGTGTCTTCCTGGCTGCTGGACCTGACTGCCGACGCCCTGGCCACCGACCCGAAACTCGACGGCTATTCCGGCTCGGTTGCCGACAGTGGCGAAGGCCGCTGGACCATCGAAGCCGCCATGGAACAGGCCGTGCCGGTTCCGGTGCTGTCCACCTCGCTGTTTGCACGCTTCCGCTCGCGCCAGCAAAGCACCTACGGTGACAAAATGCTCTCTGCCATGCGCTTCGGCTTTGGTGGTCATGTGGAGACTTCCAAAAAATGA
- the zwf gene encoding glucose-6-phosphate dehydrogenase — protein sequence MTANGKKPKAEPAPPTTLFLFGAHGDLVKRLLMPALYNLSRDGLLGDGLRIVGVDHNAISDADFAKKLEDFIRTEAASKVKGSGDNALDPQLWAQLAKGISYVEGDFLDDSTYADIGKKIADSGTGNAVFYLATAPRFFSDVVQRLGSAGLLSETDDSFRRVVIEKPFGSDLATAEALNASLLKVMSEKQIYRIDHYLGKETVQNILISRFSNVLFEAFWNNHYIDHVQITAAETVGVETRGNFFEKTGTLRDMVPNHLFQLLAMVAMEPPAAFGADAVRGEKAKVIGAVRPWSLEDARANSVRGQYTAGEIGGKQLPGYREEANVAPDSSTETFVALKVMIDNWRWVGVPFYLRTGKRMSVRDTEIVICFKPAPYAQFRDTEVDELKPTYLKIQIQPNEGMWFDLLAKKPGPTLDMANIQLGFAYKDFFEMQPSTGYETLIYDCMTGDQTLFQRADNIENGWRAVQPFLDAWKEDDGIQVYKAGEDGPAAADALLARDGRAWHSLG from the coding sequence ATGACCGCCAACGGCAAGAAACCCAAGGCCGAACCCGCTCCGCCCACCACCCTGTTTCTGTTTGGTGCCCATGGTGACCTTGTAAAGCGCCTGCTCATGCCGGCGCTGTATAACCTCAGTCGTGATGGGTTGCTGGGCGATGGCCTGCGCATTGTCGGCGTTGATCACAACGCCATCAGCGACGCCGATTTCGCGAAGAAACTCGAGGACTTCATCCGCACCGAGGCCGCTAGCAAGGTCAAGGGCAGCGGGGACAACGCCCTCGACCCGCAGCTGTGGGCGCAATTGGCCAAGGGCATCAGCTACGTCGAGGGCGATTTCCTCGACGACAGCACCTATGCCGACATTGGCAAGAAGATCGCCGACAGCGGCACCGGCAACGCCGTGTTCTACCTGGCCACTGCACCGCGCTTCTTCAGCGACGTGGTGCAGCGCCTGGGCAGTGCCGGGCTGTTGAGCGAAACCGATGACAGCTTCCGTCGCGTGGTCATCGAGAAGCCCTTCGGCTCCGACCTTGCCACCGCCGAAGCGCTGAACGCCAGCCTGCTCAAGGTGATGAGCGAGAAGCAGATCTATCGCATCGACCATTACCTGGGCAAGGAAACGGTGCAGAACATCCTCATCAGCCGTTTCTCCAACGTGCTGTTCGAAGCGTTCTGGAACAACCATTACATTGACCACGTGCAGATCACCGCTGCCGAAACGGTCGGTGTTGAAACCCGTGGCAATTTCTTCGAAAAAACCGGCACGCTGCGCGATATGGTGCCCAACCACCTGTTCCAGTTGCTGGCGATGGTGGCCATGGAGCCACCGGCGGCCTTTGGCGCCGATGCCGTGCGTGGTGAAAAAGCCAAGGTAATTGGCGCGGTACGCCCGTGGTCCCTGGAAGATGCGCGAGCCAACTCGGTTCGTGGGCAGTACACCGCCGGCGAAATTGGCGGCAAGCAACTGCCGGGCTATCGCGAAGAAGCCAATGTGGCGCCTGACAGCAGCACCGAGACCTTTGTCGCCCTCAAGGTGATGATCGACAACTGGCGCTGGGTCGGCGTGCCGTTCTACCTGCGCACCGGTAAGCGCATGAGCGTGCGCGACACCGAAATCGTCATCTGCTTCAAGCCTGCGCCTTACGCGCAGTTTCGTGACACCGAGGTCGACGAGCTCAAGCCCACCTACCTGAAGATCCAGATCCAGCCCAACGAGGGCATGTGGTTCGACCTGCTGGCGAAAAAGCCCGGGCCGACCCTGGACATGGCCAATATCCAACTGGGCTTTGCCTACAAGGACTTCTTCGAAATGCAGCCATCGACCGGGTACGAAACCCTGATTTATGACTGCATGACCGGCGACCAGACCTTGTTCCAGCGCGCCGATAACATCGAGAACGGCTGGCGTGCGGTGCAGCCATTCCTCGATGCCTGGAAGGAAGACGACGGTATCCAGGTCTACAAGGCGGGTGAGGACGGTCCGGCCGCCGCCGATGCCTTGCTGGCCCGCGATGGTCGTGCCTGGCACAGCCTCGGATGA
- a CDS encoding Cof-type HAD-IIB family hydrolase, with protein MSDAAIHPIRFILSDVDGTLLHPDHSLSQRTADAVRALRDSGVFFSLASGRPPKAMLQLIETFGIDVPVAGFNGGTLINPDGSILVAHHLPAEAALVTLALFSAEPDVEVWVFADGDWLRRDPPGPMLQREADGLGYGPVVVESFEPYLDRVDKIVAASLNTQLLVELEAQLQPKVQGLAQVSRSQPVYLDVTAMLANKGEALKTLAAHLGVPIEQTAAIGDGGNDPAMFHVAGLSIAMGQAEETVKRQASVVTGSNIEDGAAEAIERFILAAQ; from the coding sequence ATGAGTGACGCAGCGATTCATCCCATCCGTTTTATCCTCAGTGACGTGGACGGCACCTTGCTGCATCCCGATCACAGTCTCAGCCAACGCACCGCCGATGCGGTGCGTGCGCTGCGCGACAGCGGGGTGTTTTTCAGCCTGGCCAGCGGGCGGCCGCCCAAGGCCATGCTGCAACTGATCGAAACTTTCGGTATCGATGTGCCGGTGGCGGGCTTCAATGGCGGCACCTTGATCAATCCGGATGGCAGCATCCTGGTGGCCCATCACCTGCCGGCCGAAGCCGCGCTGGTGACCCTGGCGCTGTTTTCGGCCGAGCCGGACGTGGAAGTGTGGGTGTTTGCCGACGGCGACTGGCTGCGCCGTGATCCGCCGGGGCCCATGCTGCAACGCGAGGCCGATGGCTTGGGTTACGGGCCGGTGGTGGTGGAGAGTTTCGAGCCCTATCTGGACCGGGTCGACAAGATCGTCGCCGCCAGTCTCAATACGCAGTTGCTGGTCGAGCTGGAAGCCCAATTGCAGCCCAAGGTGCAGGGGCTGGCCCAGGTGTCGCGTTCACAGCCGGTGTACCTGGACGTGACCGCGATGCTGGCCAACAAGGGCGAGGCCTTGAAGACCTTGGCCGCGCACTTGGGGGTACCCATTGAGCAGACGGCGGCGATCGGCGATGGCGGCAATGACCCGGCGATGTTTCACGTAGCCGGGTTGTCGATTGCCATGGGGCAGGCGGAGGAAACCGTCAAGCGCCAGGCCAGCGTGGTGACCGGCAGCAACATCGAGGATGGCGCGGCTGAAGCGATCGAACGGTTTATTCTCGCCGCGCAATAA
- a CDS encoding sigma-54 dependent transcriptional regulator translates to MGVPPVQRRLLVVDPCDDCHGLLPGLRMAGWEVDSCTLEAVGDRSCDVGLLRLQPYHLERPEAVKELIGRSGTEWIAVLSQDVLRLQNVGDFVCEWFFDFHTLPFDVSRVQVTLGRAFGMARLRGKGHTPVDEPEHELLGDSRPIRELRKLLSKLAPTESPVLIRGDSGTGKELVAKTLHRQSQRHAKPFVAINCGAIPEHLIQSELFGHEKGAFTGAHQRKVGRIEAANGGTLFLDEIGDLPMELQANLLRFLQEKQIERVGGSQPIPVDVRVLAATHVDLEAAVEKGAFREDLYYRLNVLQVVTAPLRERHGDIAMLANHFSRFYSQETGRRPRTFSDDALVAMGEHAWPGNVRELANRVRRGLVLAEGRQIEAVDLGLQGQQAISPPMATLEDYKHRAERQALCDVLNRHSDNLSVAARVLGVSRPTFYRLLHKHQIR, encoded by the coding sequence ATGGGTGTACCCCCCGTCCAACGCCGATTGCTAGTGGTTGATCCCTGTGACGACTGCCACGGGTTGCTGCCCGGTTTGCGCATGGCCGGGTGGGAAGTTGACAGTTGCACACTGGAAGCCGTGGGTGACCGATCCTGTGATGTCGGCCTGCTGCGCCTGCAGCCTTATCACCTGGAACGTCCGGAGGCGGTCAAGGAGCTGATCGGCCGCAGCGGTACGGAGTGGATTGCAGTACTCAGCCAGGACGTGCTGCGCCTGCAGAACGTCGGTGACTTTGTCTGCGAGTGGTTTTTTGACTTCCATACCTTGCCCTTCGACGTATCCCGCGTCCAAGTCACCCTGGGCCGCGCCTTTGGCATGGCGCGCCTGCGGGGCAAGGGTCACACACCGGTGGATGAGCCCGAGCATGAACTGCTGGGGGACAGTCGACCGATCCGCGAATTGCGCAAACTGCTGTCGAAACTGGCGCCCACCGAATCCCCGGTGTTGATCCGCGGCGACAGCGGCACCGGTAAAGAGCTGGTGGCCAAGACCCTGCATCGCCAATCCCAGCGCCACGCCAAACCTTTTGTCGCGATCAACTGCGGGGCGATCCCGGAACACTTGATCCAATCCGAACTGTTCGGCCATGAAAAGGGCGCGTTTACCGGCGCCCATCAGCGCAAGGTCGGGCGCATCGAGGCCGCCAACGGCGGCACGCTGTTTCTGGATGAGATCGGCGACCTGCCCATGGAGCTGCAAGCCAACCTGCTGCGGTTTCTCCAGGAGAAGCAGATCGAACGCGTCGGTGGCAGCCAGCCGATTCCCGTGGATGTGCGGGTGTTGGCGGCCACTCACGTCGACCTTGAGGCCGCCGTGGAGAAGGGCGCCTTTCGCGAAGACTTGTACTACCGTCTCAATGTCCTGCAAGTGGTCACCGCGCCGTTGCGCGAACGGCATGGCGACATCGCGATGTTGGCCAACCACTTTTCCCGTTTCTACAGCCAGGAAACCGGCCGCCGCCCGCGCACCTTCAGCGATGACGCCCTGGTCGCCATGGGCGAGCACGCTTGGCCGGGCAATGTGCGCGAGCTGGCCAACCGTGTGCGACGTGGCCTGGTACTGGCCGAAGGACGCCAGATCGAAGCCGTTGATCTGGGATTACAGGGCCAACAGGCAATTTCGCCGCCCATGGCTACACTGGAAGACTACAAGCACCGCGCCGAACGCCAGGCACTGTGCGATGTGCTCAACCGGCACAGTGACAACCTGAGTGTCGCGGCCCGCGTGCTGGGAGTATCCCGGCCCACGTTCTACCGGTTGCTGCACAAACACCAGATCCGCTAG
- a CDS encoding autotransporter outer membrane beta-barrel domain-containing protein, with protein sequence MHRSLSLRAVVCLSTLLPASMLYAAPDADIDTLKQELLELKQRYEVQQKALAVLEQRVRQVEDQPATAAPKRLAKSPADFQKGGKTVAGTGAAAASGGAGGGSSYGQSLKDDSAPAQSVSNLYNEASGFFGNGKFSFETGITYARYDARQLTLNGFLALDSIFLGNINLDRIKADNWTLDLTGRYNFDNRWQFDVNVPVVYRESTYQSSGAGNDATATSEADVTRDPTIGDVNFGVAYKFLDETPTLPDAVVSVRVKAPTGKEPFGIKLVRQTTNDNLYVPESLPTGNGVWSITPGISLVKTFDPAVLFGSLSYTHNFEDSFDDISSDVNQKVGGKVRLGDSFQFGVGVAFALNEKMSMSFSVSDLVQRKSKLKPDGGDWQSVVSSDANAGYFNVGMTIAASDNLTIVPNLAIGMTDDAPDFTFSLKFPYYF encoded by the coding sequence ATGCATCGATCGTTATCGCTACGTGCGGTGGTCTGTTTAAGTACGCTCTTGCCCGCATCCATGTTGTATGCCGCGCCAGACGCCGATATCGATACACTCAAACAGGAGCTTCTGGAACTCAAGCAGCGGTACGAAGTGCAGCAAAAAGCCCTGGCAGTGTTGGAGCAACGGGTGCGCCAGGTGGAAGATCAACCGGCCACGGCAGCGCCCAAGCGCCTGGCCAAGTCTCCCGCAGACTTCCAGAAAGGCGGCAAGACCGTCGCTGGCACGGGCGCCGCAGCGGCATCCGGCGGCGCGGGCGGCGGCAGTTCTTATGGGCAGTCGCTCAAGGACGATTCGGCCCCGGCACAAAGCGTGAGCAACCTGTACAACGAAGCCAGTGGCTTCTTCGGGAATGGCAAGTTCAGCTTTGAAACCGGCATCACCTATGCGCGTTACGACGCCCGTCAGTTGACCCTCAATGGTTTCCTGGCCCTGGATTCGATCTTTCTGGGCAATATCAACCTGGACCGCATCAAGGCTGACAACTGGACGCTGGACTTGACCGGGCGCTACAACTTCGACAACCGCTGGCAGTTCGACGTCAACGTACCGGTGGTGTACCGCGAATCGACGTACCAGTCGAGCGGCGCCGGCAACGATGCGACGGCCACCTCGGAAGCCGACGTAACCCGCGATCCCACCATCGGCGACGTGAACTTCGGCGTGGCGTACAAATTCCTCGACGAAACCCCCACCTTGCCGGACGCGGTGGTATCGGTACGCGTCAAGGCACCTACCGGCAAAGAACCCTTTGGCATCAAGCTGGTCAGGCAAACCACCAACGACAACCTCTATGTACCTGAAAGCCTGCCTACCGGTAACGGCGTCTGGTCGATCACCCCGGGCATCTCGCTGGTCAAGACGTTCGACCCGGCGGTGCTGTTTGGCTCGCTCTCGTACACCCACAACTTCGAAGATTCGTTCGACGACATCAGCAGTGACGTCAACCAGAAAGTCGGCGGCAAAGTCAGGCTGGGCGACAGCTTCCAGTTTGGCGTCGGCGTTGCGTTCGCGCTGAACGAGAAGATGAGCATGTCGTTCTCGGTCTCCGACCTGGTGCAACGCAAGAGCAAGCTCAAGCCTGACGGCGGGGACTGGCAATCGGTGGTGTCCAGCGACGCGAACGCCGGCTACTTCAACGTGGGGATGACGATTGCAGCATCGGACAACCTGACGATCGTGCCTAACCTGGCGATCGGCATGACGGATGATGCGCCGGACTTTACGTTCAGCTTGAAGTTTCCGTATTACTTCTAG
- a CDS encoding C39 family peptidase: MRLATLTLLMLLTGPTWAGTMAISAMPGGAVIYKKVESIRERRFANLVEQKTDFSCGAAALATILRQGYWLDVDEDHVIKGMLVNADQDLVRTQGFSMLDMKRYLESIGMRARGYKIGPETLVTVKIPVVVLLEIRGYKHFVVLQRADKDWVYIGDPVLGHKRYSHDDFVKGWNGIVFAILGEGYDKANALLDPPTPLTAKNQLNEFRPVGDAELMDFGFIQSDFF, encoded by the coding sequence ATGCGCCTCGCAACCCTCACCCTCCTGATGTTGCTCACCGGCCCAACCTGGGCAGGGACCATGGCGATCTCCGCCATGCCCGGCGGTGCAGTCATCTACAAGAAGGTCGAGAGTATCCGTGAACGCCGGTTCGCCAACCTGGTGGAACAGAAAACCGATTTCAGCTGCGGTGCTGCGGCACTCGCCACCATTCTGCGCCAGGGCTATTGGCTGGACGTAGACGAAGACCACGTCATCAAAGGCATGCTGGTCAATGCAGACCAGGACCTGGTACGTACCCAAGGCTTTTCCATGCTGGACATGAAGCGCTACCTCGAAAGCATCGGCATGCGTGCCCGGGGCTACAAGATCGGGCCAGAGACCCTGGTGACCGTGAAGATCCCCGTGGTGGTGCTGCTGGAGATTCGTGGCTACAAGCACTTCGTGGTGTTACAGCGCGCGGACAAGGATTGGGTCTATATCGGCGACCCGGTGCTGGGCCACAAGCGCTATTCACACGACGACTTCGTCAAGGGCTGGAATGGCATCGTCTTCGCCATATTGGGTGAAGGTTACGACAAGGCCAACGCCTTGCTCGACCCTCCTACCCCGTTGACCGCCAAGAACCAGTTGAATGAGTTCAGGCCGGTAGGCGATGCCGAGCTGATGGATTTCGGTTTCATCCAGAGCGACTTCTTCTAA